A genome region from Procambarus clarkii isolate CNS0578487 unplaced genomic scaffold, FALCON_Pclarkii_2.0 HiC_scaffold_252, whole genome shotgun sequence includes the following:
- the LOC138361195 gene encoding uncharacterized protein, with protein MATRNGVYSFGIHIPSFRVKMERFHMVNQCLRCYEYTHSTSRCTQRIQQCSLCSADHHYSICKCETLCCLLCTGDHPAISIRCPHRQDVIKNMEKSTSSTGASTSEAASQSPTTSTSGFNAQAAIFPELPGGRPTATTSQWGASSQTPTCDSSSQPSSPAHTDQPLNSTVQLLTSAASMIACNNPQEYVRILNILYKANGLPAFIVPEEVFTNTTSSSQDTVLVPDITVNAAVLTDLLSTAKPAPPATSSQATQTPTPPLSTTATVPSLVCEPSQRQKSAATPIKPQQARTQPPRFTASTPDSADSSDEDVSVGTPPPPLKQPNTTEDFRLEATSNDSLTVSTRSKTNKQARRPGKKKNTDDLRPSTSRNQ; from the coding sequence ATGGCTACCAGAAATGGTGTTTACAGCTTTGGTATTCACATTCCGTCattccgtgtgaagatggaacgtttccacatggtcaaccagtgcctccggtgctacgagtacacccactccaccagcagATGTACCCAGCGTATTCAGCagtgtagcctctgctcagctgaccaccattactccatctgcaagtGTGAAACACTATGCTGCTTGCTGTGCACAGGCGACCATCCGGCAATCTCCATACGTTGTCCTCATAGACAAGACGTCattaaaaacatggagaaatccaCATCTTCAACCGGAGCCAGTACCTCTGAAGCAGCAAGCCAATCACCGACCACCTCTACTTCAGGTTTCAACGCCCAAGCCGCCATTTTCCCGGAGCTTCCGGGAGGAcgtcccactgctactaccagccaATGGGGAGCCAGTTCCCAAACGCCAACCTGCGATTCGTCGAGCCAGCCATCATCCCCGGCCCACACCGACCAACCACTGAACAGCACAGTTCAACTATTAACATCGGCGGCCAGCATGATAGCTTGCAATAACCCCCAGGAATACGTAAGAATATTAAATATTCTATACAAAGCAAATGGTCTTCCAGCTTTCATAGTTCCAGAAGAAGTCTTCACCAACACTACTTCAAGTTCTCAAGATACAGTCTTGGTCCCTGACATCACCGTGAACGCCGCCGTGCTCACGGATCTACTATCAACAGCAAAGCCTGCTCCTCCAGCAACTTCATCACAAGCCACCCAGACGCCGACGCCTCCGCTATCGACTACTGCTACAGTACCATCTCTCGTGTGCGAACCCTCTCAACGTCAAAAATCAGCTGCAACTCCCATTAAGCCTCAACAGGCAAGAACTCAACCTCCAAGATTCACTGCATCTACTCCTGACTCAGCTGACTCATCAGATGAGGACGTCTCGGTGggaacaccacctcctccactgaAGCAGCCGAACACAACAGAAGATTTCCGGCTGGAAGCTACCTCCAACGATAGCCTCACCGTATCAACACGAAGCAAGACCAACAAACAGGCCAGGAGGCCGGGGAAGAAGAAAAACACCGACGATCTGCGCCCGAGTACATCAAGGAATCAGTAG